tcacacacacacacacacacacacacacacacacacacacacacacacacacacacacacacacatacagacagacagacagaggtcTTCGGTCTTCGACAATTAGtgctatattttaatgatgtatGAAGCGATAGAGAAATTTGGAGGTTAACAAATAATGTGCTACGTCAAAGAGATTCAGACCATACATTCAATACTTTGACTTGTCCTACTTTAAGAGAGATTTTCTATTATTATGCAACTAGTTTTATCATTCTTAGTGATTACAAATATAAGTTACGTCAGTCGGAAGACGATTTTCCTGCAATGATTTATCAACGACCCTCTTCCTCCACCAACATAAGTCAATGCATTTGAAGTTAGATGACAAACGGCACCGTTAGATTAATCCCGACTTCATCAACAAAGGCTGATTGATATTCCCCGGAGATAACGAGATTGGATTGCTTGAACTTTCCTCAGACCTCCCTTTACCACAGTTAAGCTTGTTTTGACAAGAACATGATTGGTGCTTCAAAGTGGACAGTGAGATCCCCTTTCGATCAAAGCCCAATGAGGTTGCAGTATAGCTTTGATCTCGCCACTGGCTTCCAGAACGCTCTCTTTGATCTCTAAAGCCCCACTTGTTTGTACTAAGGGACAGTATAAAGGCTTTCCAGGTACCAGTGTACTTCACTCCATCTCAATCTGCAGGACCGATTACACCCTCTTTCAATTATCACAGTATTCGCCCCGACTGCAGCCTACAGTTGTGTAGAAAAGCCCTACAAAATGGATCCAGTTCAAGTTGCCATCAAGCTGAGAGGTCTCCTTCTTGCCCATGACAATGCAGTAAAAGAGATCTTGACCTTAGGTATATATCAACCGTCCTTATCTGCCTgtagaaatgtcaatgtttagcatcttcaaattgaaaatctttTATGACTTTATGTTGATGATTTCTGCCAAGACTTCTAATTTGCCCGTTTAACCtttttcagacatgcaggtgtacaagctgatgcaaaagaTGACGGCCAACTCCTCCAACAAGTGTATAATTCGAGGTGAACAGCTGATCCAGAGACGATGGGTGTTGGAAGGTGTCAAGGAGATGTTtaccatctacagacaaatcaaGTGGCAAGAGGTACAGGCCTGCGTGAATGCCATCACCAAAGATGCTTCTGGAGAAAGTGATACAGGGGCGGATTGGAATGCTGAAACTTCCTTCAATGACGATGATGCTTCTTTCACCGAACTCCAGGTCGACAGCTCATACAGTGAGGACGACGAGGACCAGGAAGACTTCTACAGCAACGACAGCAGCTACGATATGATGACTCTCAGTCGAGCTTTGTCTGTAGACGACTGTGCTCTTCATAGACACGCTTAAGAGAAATCACAAGTTCCTGGCCACATCAAGTAGTGCTACATTAACTTTATTATTCTTCTTGTTCCGAATGCTGTGCCAAGAGCATCCTGTTATATTGTAACCAGGATTGGTTGTTGATggttatattcatgaaataaaagtatgAAGTCGATATCATAACCTTTCTCATTTTTGTGACACGTTCGCGACATCGTGAGGACAGCCCTAGGTATAGAAAGCTGTTTTGATACTATGAAACAAACGATTCACACGAGATGATATCTCATGCCTTGGGTCATATTGCTTGGGTTCTATCCACTCCAATCAATGTAGTGAAAGGTCATCAGTaataaccaactgaaatgaaacacatctggaTATTGGCGATGGAATTCCCATCTTACACAACTTCGGCTACACctatgtataacatgcccaacCGTTGGCATTTCTTTGACCATATCCATGACGATGACATATCCAAACAATTAAAGGAAACCACTAAAAACACTCATGGTCATTATCTCTCATGCCATATACTtcttcatgtcacactttcatctgTGTTCTATCCTTTTGGAATGAACTTACATATATTGCTTGATCTGAACACAAGGGGTTAAACATTGCCAATGCAAACAACATACAATTCCAAAGCAAACTTTCAAATTGGCATCAGCACAAGTCAGTGGCATTTCTTATTCAAGTCAAAgcagaaacaactcaaaacatCCGAAGAACCTAACAGGAGACAGTGGTCATCTTTGAAATTGGCATTGTATAAACAAAGCAACATTTACGCATGATTGACTTCAGTGACATTTTCCTGTGCAACTCTCCAACGGAAATGCCCCATATGTATTCAAGGTGTACTTTCTATCCAATTTAACGTGCATGAATGGTCTTCCaactatatacaatgtatatacatgttttatatggtaAGGTTGGAAACAATCTGACGTCCACCCAGTGTTGTCTCAGAAGGactatattcacacacacacacacacacacacacacacacacacacacacacacatacagacagacagacagaggtcTTCGGTCTTCGACAATTCGtgctatattttaatgatgtatGAAGCGATAGAGAAATTTGGAGGTTAACAAATAATGTGCTACGTCAAAGAGATTCAGACCATACATTCAATACTTTGACTTGTCCTACTTTAAGAGAGATTTTCTATTATTATGCAACTAGTTTTATCATTCTTAGTTATTACAAATATAAGTTACGTCAGTCGGAAGACGATTTTCCTGCAATGATTTATCAACGACCCTCTTCCTCCACCAACATAAGTCAATGCATTTGAAGTTAGATGACAAACGGCACCGTTAGATTAATCCCGACTTCATCAACAAAGGCTGATTGATATTCCCCGGAGATAACGAGATTGGATTGCTTGAACTTTCCTCAGACCTCCCTTTACCACAGTTAAGCTTGTTTTGACAAGAACATGATTGGTGCTTCAAAGTGGACAGTGAGATCCCCTTTCGATCAAAGCCCAATGAGGTTGCAGTATAGCTTTGATCTCGCCACTGGCTTCCAGAACGCTCTCTTTGATCTCTAAAGCCCCACTTGTTTGTACTAAGGGACAGTATAAAGGCTTTCCAGGTACCAGTGTACTTCACTCCATCTCAATCTGCAGGACCGATTACACCCTCTTTCAATTATCACAGTATTCGCCCCGACTGCAGCCTACAGTTGTGTAGAAAAGCCCTACAACATGGATCCAGTTCAAGTTGCCATCAAGCTGAGAGGTCTCCTTCTTGCCCATGACAATGCAGTAAAAGAGATCTTGACCTTAGGTATATATCAACCGTCCTTATCTGCCTgtagaaatgtcaatgtttagcatcttcaaattgaaaatctttTATGACTTTATGTTGATGATTTCTGCCAAGACTTCTAATCTCCCCGTTTAACCtttttcagacatgcaggtgtacaagctgatgcaaaagaTGACGGCCAACTCCTCCAACAAGTGTATAATTCGAGGTGAACAGCTGATCCAGAGACGATGGGTGTTGGAAGGTGTCAAGGAGATGTTtaccatctacagacaaatcaaGTGGCAAGAGGTACAGGCCTGCGTGAATGCCATCACCAAAGATGCTTCTGGAGAAAGTGATACAGAGGCGGATTGGAATGCTGAAACTTCCTTCAGTGACGATGATGCTTCCTTCACCGAACTCCTGGTCGACAGCTCATACAGTGAGGACGACGAGGGCCAGGAAGACTTCTACAGCAACGACAGCAGCTACGATATGATGACTCTCAGTCGAGCTTTGTCTGTAGACGACTGTGCTCTTGATAGACACGCTTAAAAGAAATCACAAGTTCCTGGCCACATCAAGTAGTGCTACATTAACTTTATTGTTGTTCTTGTTCCGAATGTTGTGCCAAGAGCATCCCGTTATATTGTAACCAGGATTGGTTGTTGATggttatattcatgaaataaaagtatgAAGTCGATATCATAACCTTTCTCATTTTTGTGACAAGTTCGCGACATCGTGAGGACAGCCATAGGTGTAGAAAGCTGTTTTGATACTATGAAACAAACGATTCACGCAAGATGATATCTCATGCCTTTGGTCATATTGCTTGGGTTCTGACGGTGTCATATCCCTAAAATCTATCCACTCCAATCAATGTAGTGAAAGGTCATCAGTaataaccaactgaaatgaaacacatctggaTATTGGCGATGGAATT
This genomic stretch from Haliotis asinina isolate JCU_RB_2024 chromosome 4, JCU_Hal_asi_v2, whole genome shotgun sequence harbors:
- the LOC137282024 gene encoding uncharacterized protein; protein product: MDPVQVAIKLRGLLLAHDNAVKEILTLDMQVYKLMQKMTANSSNKCIIRGEQLIQRRWVLEGVKEMFTIYRQIKWQEVQACVNAITKDASGESDTGADWNAETSFNDDDASFTELQVDSSYSEDDEDQEDFYSNDSSYDMMTLSRALSVDDCALHRHA